The Egibacteraceae bacterium genome includes a region encoding these proteins:
- the ccsB gene encoding c-type cytochrome biogenesis protein CcsB, giving the protein MVNTALAETSTTLFHAAFLTYIVAMVGYFFRLAFTHVRADGTAAGTRAGTRVGQLGTALAVLGVALHAGSVLTRGLSVMRVPLGNMYEYSSFMALVAIAVGLLVVQRRMGYGHVMGFVLAAGILMMASGLLLFVEASPVMPALQSYWLKIHVSSMMASGAIFMVAFAVTALYLVKDTAERRVFRQGRIGASSVGAAKVAPPEEDRPPGYEADGDLDGRGPLAALAQRDVLSPVLFPVVPFLVVGVFTLVVWRAPAAALIASSVAALLGTAAWYAVPTLPSAARLDNLAYRVIAFGFPIFTFGVIAGAIWAEEAWGRYWGWDPKETGSFFTWTLYAAYLHARSTVGWRGRRAAWVAVTAFVALMVTYYAVNLWVVGLHSYAGV; this is encoded by the coding sequence ATGGTCAACACGGCGCTCGCCGAGACGTCCACCACCCTCTTCCACGCGGCGTTCCTCACCTACATCGTCGCCATGGTCGGGTACTTCTTCCGCCTCGCGTTCACCCACGTGCGGGCCGACGGCACGGCGGCCGGCACCCGTGCCGGCACCCGCGTCGGCCAGCTCGGCACCGCCCTCGCAGTGCTCGGCGTCGCCCTGCACGCGGGCAGCGTCCTCACGCGCGGCTTGTCGGTCATGCGCGTCCCGCTCGGCAACATGTACGAGTACTCCTCGTTCATGGCCCTCGTCGCCATCGCCGTCGGTCTCCTCGTCGTCCAGCGGCGGATGGGCTACGGCCACGTCATGGGCTTCGTGCTCGCTGCCGGGATCCTCATGATGGCCTCGGGCCTGCTGCTGTTCGTCGAGGCCAGCCCGGTCATGCCGGCCCTGCAGAGCTACTGGCTGAAGATCCACGTGTCGTCGATGATGGCCTCCGGCGCGATCTTCATGGTCGCCTTCGCGGTCACGGCGCTCTACCTCGTCAAGGACACGGCCGAGCGCCGGGTCTTCCGCCAGGGGCGCATCGGGGCGTCGTCGGTCGGGGCGGCGAAGGTCGCGCCGCCCGAGGAGGACCGGCCCCCGGGCTACGAGGCGGACGGTGACCTCGACGGTCGTGGTCCGCTCGCGGCCCTCGCGCAACGCGACGTCCTGTCGCCGGTGCTGTTCCCGGTCGTGCCGTTCCTCGTCGTCGGCGTGTTCACCCTCGTGGTATGGCGCGCGCCGGCCGCGGCGCTCATCGCATCGAGCGTGGCGGCGCTGCTCGGCACCGCCGCCTGGTACGCCGTGCCGACGCTGCCGTCGGCCGCCCGGCTCGACAACCTCGCCTACCGCGTCATCGCGTTCGGCTTCCCGATCTTCACCTTCGGGGTCATCGCCGGGGCGATCTGGGCGGAGGAGGCATGGGGCCGCTACTGGGGCTGGGACCCGAAGGAGACCGGCTCGTTCTTCACGTGGACGCTCTACGCGGCCTACCTGCACGCCCGCTCGACGGTGGGTTGGCGCGGCCGGCGGGCCGCCTGGGTGGCGGTGACCGCCTTCGTGGCGCTCATGGTCACCTACTACGCGGTGAACCTCTGGGTCGTCGGCCTGCACTCCTACGCGGGCGTGTAG
- a CDS encoding DMT family transporter yields MAALFGLLAAAGYGTADFLGGWASRREGVLPVVLGSQAAGLVALLVVLVPSTAGTPTAAALGWGSAAGTMVALGLVVYLRALAGARMGVVAPTTSVVTVALPVCVGLLLGEQPSTLQLAGIAVAVAAVALVSLAPAPAGDPVAVAPAGPCPPAVAPAVPPAVPCSPDQAGGRRGARPPGVVGALASGVLFGLFFVFMDRAGPGSALWPLLAANVASFAVVAGVVAARRRPWRPGAGSLPAIVGAGVIGTAASLAFLLAVRRGMLSLASVLASLSPATTVVLARIVVRERLAPLQLAGLGAAVAGVALIGAG; encoded by the coding sequence TTGGCGGCGCTCTTCGGGCTCCTCGCCGCCGCCGGGTACGGGACCGCCGACTTCCTCGGCGGATGGGCGTCCCGGCGTGAGGGCGTCCTACCGGTGGTGCTCGGGTCCCAGGCGGCGGGGCTCGTGGCCCTGCTCGTCGTGCTCGTCCCTTCGACGGCGGGGACACCGACGGCCGCGGCGCTCGGGTGGGGGAGCGCCGCGGGCACGATGGTCGCCCTGGGCCTCGTCGTCTACCTCCGCGCGCTCGCCGGCGCCCGCATGGGTGTCGTGGCGCCGACGACGTCGGTGGTGACGGTGGCCCTGCCCGTGTGCGTCGGCCTGCTGCTCGGCGAGCAGCCCTCGACCCTCCAGCTCGCCGGGATCGCCGTCGCGGTCGCCGCTGTGGCGCTCGTGTCGCTCGCGCCCGCCCCGGCCGGTGACCCTGTCGCCGTCGCGCCCGCGGGCCCCTGCCCCCCCGCGGTCGCACCGGCTGTCCCGCCGGCCGTCCCCTGCTCGCCGGACCAGGCGGGCGGGCGGCGCGGCGCACGTCCTCCCGGAGTCGTCGGCGCGCTCGCGTCCGGTGTGCTGTTCGGCCTCTTCTTCGTCTTCATGGACCGCGCCGGGCCCGGGTCGGCACTGTGGCCGTTGCTCGCCGCCAACGTCGCCTCGTTCGCTGTCGTCGCCGGGGTCGTGGCGGCGAGACGTCGACCGTGGCGCCCGGGGGCGGGCTCCCTGCCCGCGATCGTCGGCGCGGGCGTGATCGGCACCGCCGCGAGCCTCGCGTTCCTGCTCGCCGTGCGCCGGGGCATGCTGTCGCTCGCCAGCGTGCTCGCGTCCCTGTCACCGGCGACGACGGTCGTCCTCGCCCGAATCGTCGTGCGTGAGCGCCTGGCGCCGCTCCAGCTCGCCGGGCTCGGCGCAGCCGTCGCCGGGGTCGCGCTCATCGGGGCCGGCTGA
- a CDS encoding ATP-binding protein, producing the protein MANFVNRERELAALDRACGAQPGLAIVSGRRRVGKTALLDRFCQASDRPAIFLPGTRAPVSEALRRLEERIRAAVPPAPGDLLDLGHLESWDAALGYLLARGRSEALLLVLDEFPYLCGSDPALASTLQARWDHRGDARLSVVLAGSHVGLMEELVAADAPLFGRADAHLRLAPFGWREAGLLIGGDDPAAWVEAYTTVGGMPRYLALWDPRHDALTNLADLLDGPGAPLGDEMTVVLQELPVGSAPSRLLELVALGADTFTALRERAGLAPATTSEALTALERLSLLDRLTPIGEDPRRTRRVRYEVRDPFLRLWMAVVGPHREAFELGRGAGVLAASRDVVAASQAKGLATIARNWLGAREGTACGPWWASGASEVGVDALALRGTTAVAAAAAFWATGVDGDAERGRLRATLGASPYGVPPDLHVVARDGRGVLTPAMLYE; encoded by the coding sequence ATGGCGAACTTCGTTAATCGTGAACGGGAGCTCGCGGCACTGGACCGGGCCTGTGGCGCGCAGCCGGGGCTCGCGATCGTCTCGGGCCGCCGGCGGGTCGGCAAGACCGCGCTGCTCGACCGCTTCTGCCAGGCGTCGGACCGGCCGGCGATCTTCCTGCCAGGCACCCGCGCGCCGGTCAGCGAGGCGCTGCGCCGGCTCGAGGAGCGCATCCGGGCCGCGGTGCCGCCCGCCCCCGGCGACCTGCTCGACCTCGGCCACCTCGAGTCGTGGGACGCTGCCCTCGGCTACCTGCTCGCCCGCGGGCGGAGCGAGGCGCTGCTGCTCGTCCTCGACGAGTTCCCCTATCTCTGCGGGTCCGACCCCGCGCTGGCCTCGACGCTGCAGGCCCGCTGGGACCACCGCGGCGACGCGAGGCTGTCGGTCGTCCTCGCCGGCAGCCACGTGGGGTTGATGGAGGAGCTGGTCGCCGCGGACGCGCCGCTGTTCGGGCGCGCGGACGCGCACCTGCGCCTCGCCCCGTTCGGGTGGCGCGAGGCCGGCCTGCTGATCGGAGGCGACGATCCCGCCGCCTGGGTCGAGGCGTACACGACGGTGGGTGGGATGCCCCGCTACCTCGCGCTGTGGGACCCCCGGCACGACGCGCTCACGAACCTCGCCGACCTGCTCGACGGGCCCGGCGCGCCGCTCGGCGACGAGATGACCGTCGTCCTCCAGGAGCTGCCGGTGGGGTCGGCACCCTCACGGCTGCTCGAGCTCGTGGCGCTCGGGGCGGACACCTTCACCGCGTTGCGTGAACGCGCGGGGCTCGCGCCGGCCACGACGAGCGAGGCGCTCACCGCACTCGAGCGGCTGAGCCTGCTCGATCGGCTGACCCCGATCGGTGAGGACCCGCGGCGGACCCGGCGGGTGCGCTACGAGGTCCGCGATCCGTTCCTTCGGCTGTGGATGGCGGTGGTCGGGCCCCACCGCGAAGCGTTCGAGCTCGGCCGCGGCGCCGGGGTGCTTGCGGCCAGCCGCGACGTCGTGGCGGCGAGCCAGGCGAAAGGACTCGCGACGATCGCCCGCAACTGGCTCGGCGCGCGCGAGGGGACGGCGTGCGGCCCGTGGTGGGCGTCGGGTGCCTCCGAGGTCGGCGTCGACGCCCTCGCCCTGCGCGGCACCACCGCCGTGGCCGCCGCGGCCGCGTTCTGGGCGACCGGCGTCGACGGGGACGCCGAACGCGGGCGGCTCCGCGCGACGCTCGGCGCATCGCCCTACGGGGTGCCCCCGGACCTCCACGTCGTCGCGCGTGACGGCCGCGGGGTGCTGACGCCCGCGATGCTCTACGAGTGA